Part of the Clostridia bacterium genome, TTACCTCAAATATTGAATTGGCTCGGTGCGATAGGCCAGCAACGCGGGCAAGAGCGTTGCCAGCAGTCCCACGCCGTAACTGCCCAAAATGATATACAACTCGGCCAAACAGCGTTTGACGGGGCTGATGACGATGCCGAGCATACCCGTGAACGTGCCGCCGATAACGGCCAACCCCGCGAAGGACAGAAGCCAGCCCGCCAAGCAGCCCACCGTCAGCAAAATAAAGGATTCCAACAGCATGGAGCAAAAGATCTTGGCGCGGCTGCTGCCCAAGGCGCGCAGGATAGCCACGTCTCTACGCCGTTCGCCCACGGCGGTGAACATGGCTAAGAATAGCATATTGAACGCCATAACGATGACGATGACGATGATGGCCAAGACGATTTTGCCCGCGTCGCCGAACAGGGCGGACACGCCGTGCAAGGTGTCTACCGTACCGGCCAAAGTCACGTTGGTGGCGTTGGCGTACGTTTGGACGAGGTTGTTCATACCGTTGATGGTCGCGGACAGCAGCACGAGATGGATGAAGCCTTCTTCGGCGTGATTTTCTTCGCCTTCCTCTTCTTCGTCCTCTTCCGCGTGTGCGTGAGACGCCCATATCGCTTGATAATGCGTATAGGCCGCGTTGTCTACGGCGGTGCCCGTTGGCGCCAAAACCCCTACCACGTGGTAGGCAAATTGTGCGTGTTCGCCCTCGGCGTCATGGCTGTGGCTGGCCGTGAATACCGAGCCTACGTCGAGTTTGAGGTTGTCGGCTACGGTGTGTCCCAATACCACGTCGGCGGCGTTGGGCGTGGGGTCGTATTCGCCCAGATATACGCCCGAGGACAGCGCGTAGAGCGCGACGCCGTCTTGCACGAAGTAGGTGCTGTCCGTGCCGATAACGCGGTAGTCCGAGCCC contains:
- a CDS encoding ABC transporter permease translates to MLLRFVKNNILAKPLRNVLVVISCTVSILLMLMMINISEQVNDQFGTSTERYTYILGGNCSETDMVLDGLFFYDMPKKRLPFAEYEQVKAIEGVKAAVPIAMADFVTGSDYRVIGTDSTYFVQDGVALYALSSGVYLGEYDPTPNAADVVLGHTVADNLKLDVGSVFTASHSHDAEGEHAQFAYHVVGVLAPTGTAVDNAAYTHYQAIWASHAHAEEDEEEEGEENHAEEGFIHLVLLSATINGMNNLVQTYANATNVTLAGTVDTLHGVSALFGDAGKIVLAIIVIVIVMAFNMLFLAMFTAVGERRRDVAILRALGSSRAKIFCSMLLESFILLTVGCLAGWLLSFAGLAVIGGTFTGMLGIVISPVKRCLAELYIILGSYGVGLLATLLPALLAYRTEPIQYLR